One Alphaproteobacteria bacterium genomic window, CGGTACAACCGGCCAGAATCAGGAAAACGACGCCACCGTGTTCGTGCTGGCGACCAGTATCGGATTCTAGTTCGGCGGAAACTGACGACGAATAAGGGGGCGGGCCCGGGTCCGCTCCCCTTTTTCGTGGCCGGCCGAAGAAAGGACAGCCATGACCGAGCTCAAATCCCAATTCCTGATGACCCTGACCATCGAACTGGCGGATTCGTTTGCGCTCGGCCAAACGCCGGCCGGCCGGCGCAAGATCGATACCTTCCGTGGCGGCCACTTCAGCGGCCCGCGCCTCGAGGGCATCATCCTGCCCGGCGGCTCGGACGCGCTCTTGGAGGGTGCCGACGGCGCCTTCCGGCCCGACGTGCGGCTGACCATGCGATGCCACGACGATGCCCTGATCTGGGTTCATTATCACGGCGTACGCCACGGCCCGCCCGAGGTGCTGGCGCGCATCGCCGCCGGCGAGACGGTACCGGCTTCGGATTATTACCTGCGCAACGCGCTCAGTTTCGAGACCGGCGCCGAGAAATACCATTGGCTCAACCGCATCGTTGCCGTCGGCGTCGGCGAACGCCTGCCGGGCGCGGCGCGTTACGAGGTCTTCGAGATCCTCTGAAGCCTGATCGACTATGCGACGCCTATTTTGCCAGGACCATCCCGACGAGTTGCAGCTGGAGGCCGCTGTGCTGGAGGGGCGCCCCGGAGCGACCAGGCAACGTTGCGCATCAATCTGGACCTGCCGGATACCGATAACGACTGCGTCCGTGCGCTTGAGGGGCCAATCAACGACGTGATCGCACGCGACCTGGCGGTTGGCAGCTTCTACCTGCCGCAAGAGGCCGCAGAGGCGGAGCCCGGCCTGTTCCGCAGCAAGGGCGTTTCGCCACCGCCGCAGGACGACGGCCTGGTTCGCATCGTCGAAATCACTGAGCTGGACCGCCATGCTTGCGGCGATACCCACCTGCGTTCGACCGGAGAAGCTCGTCGCATAAGCATCCTCAAGGTCGAGAACAAAGGCCGCCATAACCGCCGCTTCAGGATCGGTCTTGGCGAGAGGTAAGCCTGCCAACCGAGTCTCGCTGGGCATTCGACCCTTCACGCCGATCGATGCGGAGCACCGTGAGTGCTGCTACGAGAGATACCACCGAGCAAAACAGCATCGCGCCAACGAGCTCATAGACCCCGTTCTCCACGGTCAAAATCGCCCCCATGACCGACGTCAGCAGAGCCCCGATGCCAACTGTCAGCGCCCCGGTCAATCCCGCTGCGCTGCCGGCCAACTCCGGCCGCACCGAAAGCGCCCCGGCGTTGCTGTTGGGGTTCGTCAGGCCATTGCCGATGCCGACGAACACCGTGGCACCAAACAGCGATATTGCGTTTACCATCCCTGCCAGAAAAAGCCCCAAGCCCAACAACAGCCCGGCACAGGCCACAACGCGGCCGAAGATCATCATGGTGGTAAGCTGATGTCGCTTGGAGTAGCGCCCCGACAGGAAGCTGCCCAGAAAAAAACCTACCGAGATGGTTCCCATATAGAAACCCAGCTCCGCCGGCGGCAGCTCAAGCACTGTTCGCGCCACCAGGGGAATGCCGCTGAGGAAGGCGAAAAACGCTCCGATCGAGAAGGCCGTGCACAGCGCGTAACCCCAGAACCGCCGGGAGCGGAACAAATGGGGATAGGTTTGGAATTGCCTGGTGAAGGTCTCTGACGGCCGCTCGTTGGTTTCACCCAGATCGATCCAGCACAGCATGAACAAAGCCACACCCATCCCGGTGAAGGTCAAAAAGCTCGCCTGCCAACCAAACAGTTGATCCAAAACCCCGCCCAACATCGGCCCCAGCATCGGTGCAACCGCCATCGCCATGGCGATATAGCCCATCAGGCTGGCCGCTTCCCGCGCCGGCACCATGTCCCTGACCACCGCCTGCGACAGGGCCGATCCTGAAATGATGGCGCCCTGCAAAATGCGAAAGCCGAGAAAGACCCAGATATTGCTGGCCTGCGCGCAACCCAGCGATGCCAGCGCGAATATCGCCAGCCCCGTCAAGAGCACGGGCCGCCGCCCGTAACGGTCCGACAAAGGCCCCATGATCAGCTGCAACACCGCCGTGATCGCCAGGTAGCCGGCAATCGATAGATTCACCAGCGCATAGTCGGTGTGAAAATCCTCGGCCATGTTCGACAGCGAAGGCACGAACATGTTCAAGGACAGCACCGAAAGCGCCGTCAGCAGCACCAGCGTGAATATTCTCGGCGGAGAGGTGGCGGAATATCGCATGAGGTCCTTGCGGCTGGAAATGCCGGGCAGCGAACATTACGCCGGCCCAGAACCGCCCGTCAGGAGGTCTTCGAGCTACTCTGAGAGCGGATCAACTGCCGGAATAAAGCGGCACCTGGTCCTTGGATTTGCCGATGGTGGGATAAAGATCGGGCCGGCGCTGGTCCATCAGCGGGTAGCGCCGCTTGACCTCGTCGGCGAATGCGAGATCGATCTCGGCCGTCACTACGCCCTCGTCGTCGGACGCCGTGGCCACGATGGTGCCCCAGGGATCGACGATCATCGAGCGCCCCACGAAGGCCGTACCCGAGACCGGCTCGATGCCGTACTGCCCGGACGCCACCACCCAGCACTGGTTCTCGGTGGCCCGGGCGCGCAGGAAGAACTCCCAGTGGTCGAAGCGCGGGCTGAGGAAGGCCGAGGCGCAGACGATAACCTCCGCCCCCTTGAGGGCGAGTTCGCGGTAGACCTCGGGAAAGCGCAGGTCGGAACAGACCGAAACGCCGATCTTGGCGGCCTCGGTGGGAAAGACGGGCAGTTCCGTACCGGCCGCCACCTTTTTCGATTCCATGGCACCCGCCGCGATGTCGGGCCGGTTGGGCGCATCGAACAAATGCGTCTTCCAGTACTTGCCGACGATGGCACCGTCGGGGCCGATCAGCGGCGAGGAATTGTAAAAGACGTTGCCGTCAACCTCGTACATGGAGCCCACCACGTACATGCCGTATTGCTTGGCCTTCTCGGCCACCAGATCGGTGGTCGGACCCGGCACCGGCTCGGCGATGTCGAGATAGGCGGTGTCACTGGAGAAACCGATGCCGGTCCAGATCTCGGGCAGCACCACGAGCTCCGAGCCACGCCGACCGGCGACATCGAGAAAACCCATCATCTTGTCCACCGTGGCCGCCTTTTCCTCGTCATGCGAAGTGATCTGGACGGCCGACACCGTCATTGGCCTCTGTGGTCTCTGCGTCGACATAGGATTCCTCCCGCTTGAGCCAAGCTCCTCGACCATAGCCGATGGCCAGTGGATGCGGCAATCAAAGCCCCGGCGGACGCTGCAAGTGCCAAGATGTCGCCTGTTCGTAGGCCCGGGCGAGCTGCAGCAATTCGCCGTCGCCGAAATGCCGGCCGATAAGCTGCAGCCCCACCGGCAAGCCCTCGTCGCTGAAGCCGCAAGGCAAGGAAATCGCCGGCTGTCCGGTCAAGTTGGCCAGCCGCGTCAGGCTACCCAAAACCCGCGCCCCCTCGACTTCCGGTTCGCCCGCGATGGCCGGCGCCGGGAGCGGCGCGGTCGGCGCCACCAGGGCATCGAAAGCCGCCATCAGCGCCGCCATCTCGGCCCGCACCTCGCGGACTTCGATCTCCGCCTCCAAGAAGTCGACGGCCGGCACCCGGCGGCCGAGCTCGAGCCGGGCCAGCACGTCGGGCGAATATTCGGCGCCATGGGTGGCGATGTGGGTGGCGTGCACCTGATAGCTTTCGGGCAGCGCCAAAGCATTCCAGATCCGCCCCACCTCAGCCAGCCGCGGCGGCGCCACGTCGATCAGCTCGACGCCCAGCCCGGCCAGCACGCCAAGCGCCTCGCGCACCGCGGCGTCGACGCCGGGATGCAGGTCGGCGAACGTCTCGACCAGCACACCGACCCGGCGGCCCGATACCTTGTCGTCTAGGTTGGCGACGTAGTCCGTCACCTCTGCCCCGGCCGTGGAGGTATCGGCGGGATCGGGCCCGGCGATGACCTGCAGCATGATGGCCACGTCGCGCACGCTGCGCCCCAAGGGCCCGCCGTGGTCGAAAGCGGCAACCAGCGGAAAAATGCCCTGGCGGCTGGCCAGGCCGTAGCTTTGCTTGAGCCCGACGACGCCGCAAAGCGCCGCCGGGATGCGGATAGAGCCACCGGTATCGCTACCCAGCGCGCCGGCCACCAGCGAGGCCGCCAGGGCACAACCGGAGCCGCTGGAGGAGCCGCCACATACCCGCTCCAGGTCCCAGGGGTTGCGCGCCGTGCCATGGTGAGGATTGACCCCCGTGGGCCCAAAGGCGAATTCGTGGAGGTTTAGGAGACCCAGCAGAACCGCCCCGGCCGCCTTGAGCCGCGCCACCGAGGTGCTGTCGTGCCGGGGGGTGTCGCGGAAGAAGGCCGAGCCGCAAGTGCGCTCCCAGCCCGCCACCTGGAAGAGATCCTTGACCGCCAGCGGCACGCCGTGCAGCGGGCCGCGGTAGTGGCCGGCGGCAATCTCCGCCTCGGCCTGACGGGCCGCCGCCAGAGCCGCTTCGGCGTGGACGGAAATGAAGGCGTTGAGCTGCGGATCGAGACGCTCGATACGCTCCAGGTAGGTAGTCGTTACCTCGAGGGGCGAGATCTCACGGCCGGCGATCAGTTCGGCCAGCGCCGCGATATCGAGGTCAACCGGATCGCTGTTTGTCATGCGCGGCTCCCGAGGTCCGGCATTGACCCTAGCCCGCATTGCTCACCAGGTCATGGCCGGTGATTTGACAGGCCCCTGGCGGCTCTCCAGAATTCTCCGGACGTTCCCCGTCCGCCGAGAGAGGGCCCCGCCATGAGCCGTGAATCCGTCGCCGTCGGCGGCAATCGTTTCCGTGAATCCTTCGGTCGTTGCTTCGAGGACTTCAACGAAGGCGACATCTACGAACACCGCCCCGGGCGCACCATATCCGAGGCCGACAACACCTGGTTCACGCTGCTCACCATGAACCAGCACCCGCTGCACTTCGACGCCGAATACTGCCGCCACACCGAGTTCGGCCGCATCGTCGTCAACAGCGCGCTGACCGTCGCCATCGTCGCCGGCATGAGCGTCTCCGACATCAGCCAGAAGGCCATCGCCAATCTGGGCTGGACCGACATCCGCATGCCGGCCCCGGTATTCAACGGCGACACCTTGACGGCCGAATCCGAAGTCCTGGAAAAGCGTGAATCGAAGTCCCGCCCGACCCAGGGCATCGTCACCGTCGAGACCCGAGCCCACAAGCAGGACGGAACGCTGGTGATGAGCTACCAGCGCACCGTACTGGTGCCCAAACGCGGCCACAGCGTCGATGACAAGATGGCGGCGGCGGCGGCAGAGGGAGCCTGACCATGTCGGAGGAAATTCTCAACCGGGCCGGCGAGGCCTTTTCGCCGGAGGATGAAAGCCAGATCCTCGACGTCATCGGGCGCTGGCTGGAGCGTGACGTAGTGGACAAGGTCATGGCGCTGGAGGCGGCCGACGAATATCCCCACGAGATGGTCGAGCGCATGAAGGAGTTCGGCCTCTTCGGCGCCACCATTGCCCAGGAATACGGCGGCCTGGGCTTGCCGGCCGCCACCTACGCCAAGATCGTCACCACCATCTCCGAGGTCTGGATGTCGCTGACCGGCATCTTCAACTCGCACCTGATCATGTCGGCGGCGGTCGAACGCTTCGGCACCGAGGAACAAAAACGCCGCTTCCTTCCGCGCTTCGCCACGGGCGAGCTGCGCGGCGCCCTGGCCCTGACCGAGCCCAACTGCGGCACCGACCTGCAGGCCATCCGCACC contains:
- a CDS encoding DUF3237 domain-containing protein, with amino-acid sequence MTELKSQFLMTLTIELADSFALGQTPAGRRKIDTFRGGHFSGPRLEGIILPGGSDALLEGADGAFRPDVRLTMRCHDDALIWVHYHGVRHGPPEVLARIAAGETVPASDYYLRNALSFETGAEKYHWLNRIVAVGVGERLPGAARYEVFEIL
- a CDS encoding multidrug effflux MFS transporter; the encoded protein is MRYSATSPPRIFTLVLLTALSVLSLNMFVPSLSNMAEDFHTDYALVNLSIAGYLAITAVLQLIMGPLSDRYGRRPVLLTGLAIFALASLGCAQASNIWVFLGFRILQGAIISGSALSQAVVRDMVPAREAASLMGYIAMAMAVAPMLGPMLGGVLDQLFGWQASFLTFTGMGVALFMLCWIDLGETNERPSETFTRQFQTYPHLFRSRRFWGYALCTAFSIGAFFAFLSGIPLVARTVLELPPAELGFYMGTISVGFFLGSFLSGRYSKRHQLTTMMIFGRVVACAGLLLGLGLFLAGMVNAISLFGATVFVGIGNGLTNPNSNAGALSVRPELAGSAAGLTGALTVGIGALLTSVMGAILTVENGVYELVGAMLFCSVVSLVAALTVLRIDRREGSNAQRDSVGRLTSRQDRS
- a CDS encoding nitrilase-related carbon-nitrogen hydrolase, encoding MSAVQITSHDEEKAATVDKMMGFLDVAGRRGSELVVLPEIWTGIGFSSDTAYLDIAEPVPGPTTDLVAEKAKQYGMYVVGSMYEVDGNVFYNSSPLIGPDGAIVGKYWKTHLFDAPNRPDIAAGAMESKKVAAGTELPVFPTEAAKIGVSVCSDLRFPEVYRELALKGAEVIVCASAFLSPRFDHWEFFLRARATENQCWVVASGQYGIEPVSGTAFVGRSMIVDPWGTIVATASDDEGVVTAEIDLAFADEVKRRYPLMDQRRPDLYPTIGKSKDQVPLYSGS
- a CDS encoding amidase; its protein translation is MTNSDPVDLDIAALAELIAGREISPLEVTTTYLERIERLDPQLNAFISVHAEAALAAARQAEAEIAAGHYRGPLHGVPLAVKDLFQVAGWERTCGSAFFRDTPRHDSTSVARLKAAGAVLLGLLNLHEFAFGPTGVNPHHGTARNPWDLERVCGGSSSGSGCALAASLVAGALGSDTGGSIRIPAALCGVVGLKQSYGLASRQGIFPLVAAFDHGGPLGRSVRDVAIMLQVIAGPDPADTSTAGAEVTDYVANLDDKVSGRRVGVLVETFADLHPGVDAAVREALGVLAGLGVELIDVAPPRLAEVGRIWNALALPESYQVHATHIATHGAEYSPDVLARLELGRRVPAVDFLEAEIEVREVRAEMAALMAAFDALVAPTAPLPAPAIAGEPEVEGARVLGSLTRLANLTGQPAISLPCGFSDEGLPVGLQLIGRHFGDGELLQLARAYEQATSWHLQRPPGL
- a CDS encoding MaoC family dehydratase, whose product is MSRESVAVGGNRFRESFGRCFEDFNEGDIYEHRPGRTISEADNTWFTLLTMNQHPLHFDAEYCRHTEFGRIVVNSALTVAIVAGMSVSDISQKAIANLGWTDIRMPAPVFNGDTLTAESEVLEKRESKSRPTQGIVTVETRAHKQDGTLVMSYQRTVLVPKRGHSVDDKMAAAAAEGA